GACTGGCGCGAGGGAGGCTATCCTTACCGCTTCAAGATGCTGCGCCGCGACTACGAGCGCGAGAAGTTCGTCCTGCAGACCGAACTGCTCAAGCTGCAATCCTGGGTCAAGGATGCCGGCCAGCGGGTGGTGATCCTGTTCGAGGGGCGCGACGCGGCAGGAAAGGGCGGCACGATCAAGCGCTTCATGGAGCACCTGAACCCGCGCGGCGCCCGGGTGGTGGCCCTGGAGAAGCCGGACGAGGTGGAGCGTGGGCAATGGTATTTTCAACGTTACGTCAAGCACTTGCCGACGCTCGGCGAGATCGTTCTGTTCGACCGGAGCTGGTATAACCGGGCCGGCGTCGAGCGGGTCATGGGCTTTTGCAACGAGGAGGAATACCGCGAGTTCCTCCGCCAGGTGCCGGAGTTCGAGCGCAATCTGGTGCGCAGCGGAACCCATCTGATCAAGTTCTGGTTTTCCGTCAGCCGCAAGGAACAGAACCGCCGGTTCCGCGAACGCAACGTCCATCCGCTCAAGCAGTGGAAACTGTCCCCGGTCGACCTCGCCTCGCGCGACAAGTGGGACGACTATACCCGGGCCAAGGAAGCGATGTTCTTCCACACCGACACGGCGGATTCGCCCTGGACGGTGATCAAGTCGGACGACAAGAAGCGGGCCCGGCTGAACGCCATGCGCTACGTGCTGCAGTCGATGCCCTACAA
This genomic window from Stappia sp. 28M-7 contains:
- the ppk2 gene encoding polyphosphate kinase 2 encodes the protein MAEGLSLERVAAVQGRELAAVQDISGHDGNGGAEGLAAILDGASPDDAGLMRRALGLPKPPGTPRRTSNELAPDWREGGYPYRFKMLRRDYEREKFVLQTELLKLQSWVKDAGQRVVILFEGRDAAGKGGTIKRFMEHLNPRGARVVALEKPDEVERGQWYFQRYVKHLPTLGEIVLFDRSWYNRAGVERVMGFCNEEEYREFLRQVPEFERNLVRSGTHLIKFWFSVSRKEQNRRFRERNVHPLKQWKLSPVDLASRDKWDDYTRAKEAMFFHTDTADSPWTVIKSDDKKRARLNAMRYVLQSMPYKDKDAKRIGRVDDLLVGRATVLSERGEYDPRHGWDAPETGEGLR